GGTGGCAAGGGATCAGCGAGTATTACCGGGAAGAAATCGCAGGTCGTGCTGGTCTGGCTCAGCTGGGACGGGGAACCGAACGATCGATCCGAGGTTTGTACAAATCATTAAAGTATTTGGGCGATCCTGCCCAACGTTTTGACAATTTAGTGTATACATACGGTCAGATTGGATATTTAAGTGCTGTTATCCAGGGAATGCTAAAACTACCTACAGGGGCTAACCGATCTTAGCGGGCCAAGCTGCCAGGTAACCCGTTCCCATCTAGCAGGGTGCTTTGAATAGCTTGTTTTGGATTACTGGCTTTTGAGGATAAAAAGTTGTTATAGATGAAGAGTTTATATTTCAAAAGAGCGCGACGAAACTGACTCACTTCTAAAGGTCAACCTACCATTATAACTTTGTATCATGACTGCTACACCATCTAAAATACCAGTTTCTGTTTTGATTCCCGCCAAAAACGAAGAAGCTAATTTGCCTGCCTGTCTGGAAAGCGTGGCACTGGCAGATGAAGTCTTTGTAGTGGATTCCCAAAGCAGCGATCGCAGCGTCGAAATTGCCGAAAGCTATGGAGCTAAAGTAGTTCAGTTCTACTTTAACGGTCGTTGGCCTAAAAAGAAAAACTGGGCTCTGGACAATTTACCTTTCCATAATGAGTGGGTACTAATTGTTGATTGCGACGAACGCATTACCCCAAAACTTTGGGAAGAGATTGCCGCAGCTATTCAAAATCCCGATTATAACGGTTATTACATTAACCGGCGAGTATATTTTCTAGGTCAATGGATTCGTTACGGCGGCAGATATCCAGACTGGAATTTGCGTTTGTTGAAACACGAAAAAGGCCGCTACGAAAATCTGAAAACAGAAGATGTTCCCAATACCGGCGATAACGAAGTTCACGAACACGTCATCCTCAAAGGTCAGGTGGGATATCTCAAAAACGATATGCTGCATATAGATTTTCGGGATATCTACCAATGGCTGGAAAGACACAATCGCTATTCCAATTGGGAAGCTCGCCTTTATCTTAATTTTCTCATGGGCAAGGACGATTTGGAAACGATTAATGACGATAGCGATCGATTAAATAGATTTATCAGAATCATCCGCAATCCGGTGCAACGCAAGCGCTTTCTCAGAAAAGTTTGGGTCTGGTTACCTTTTAAACCCGCACTGAGATTTATGATTACCTACATTATTCAACTCGGATTTTTAGATGGTAGAGCAGGGTACATTTATGCGAGATTAATGAGTCAGTACGAGTATCAAATAGGGATAAAACTTTATGAGTTACGGCGTTTTGGCGGTCATTTGAACGTTTCGCCTAAGTCGGTTAACCCTGCTCAAGAGGTTTCGCAGATCCCTAAAAGTAATTAAACAGAAATTCAATTACCGCTATTTCCGACAAAGTTATTTGTTAATTGTTCGCTCGCGATGCTTTGAAGATGAAACCATGACGCCTGCTACTCCTGACTTCAGTTCTGACAGGGCTACTTCTGGATCGTATCTAAGCAGTGAGACTGAATTGCCTCTGCTGGATGGACAGCCTTGGATCGATCTACGCAAATACAACCAATCTGGATTCGATCGCGGTCGTCCGGGTTGGTATGTGTTGCTTTGGTGGTTGGTGCAAGCGATCGCGTTTCCCCTGACTCCCCACAATCTGCACGCGCCGCGAGCGGCTTTGCTGCGGCTGTTTGGCGCTAAAATTGGCAAAGGCGTCGTCATCCGACCGACAGCGCGTTTTACCTATCCGTGGAAAGTCGAAATTGGGGATTACAGCTGGATTGGAGATGACGTTGTTTTTTACAGTCTCGATCGCATTAGCATCGGTCGCCACAGCATTATTTCGCAAAAAACTTACCTTTGTACCGGTAATCACGACATTCAAGACCCAGCTTTTGCCCTCATAACGAAGAGTATTGAAATCGGTAACGGTGTTTGGGTGGCAACTGATTGCTTTATCGGGCCAGGAGTGAAAATAGGCGCTAATGCTGTTGTGGGTGCCCGCAGCAGTGTGTTTCGCAACTTGCCTGCGGGACAGGTTTGCTGGGGTAGCCCCTGCCGTCCCCATCATCCCAGAGAGATGAGGGATAAAGGGTGAACTACCGACACTTCTCTAACGAGTAAGTGTCGGCTTCTAACTTCA
The window above is part of the Aerosakkonema funiforme FACHB-1375 genome. Proteins encoded here:
- the hpsU gene encoding hormogonium polysaccharide biosynthesis acetyltransferase HpsU, with the protein product MTPATPDFSSDRATSGSYLSSETELPLLDGQPWIDLRKYNQSGFDRGRPGWYVLLWWLVQAIAFPLTPHNLHAPRAALLRLFGAKIGKGVVIRPTARFTYPWKVEIGDYSWIGDDVVFYSLDRISIGRHSIISQKTYLCTGNHDIQDPAFALITKSIEIGNGVWVATDCFIGPGVKIGANAVVGARSSVFRNLPAGQVCWGSPCRPHHPREMRDKG
- a CDS encoding glycosyltransferase family 2 protein is translated as MTATPSKIPVSVLIPAKNEEANLPACLESVALADEVFVVDSQSSDRSVEIAESYGAKVVQFYFNGRWPKKKNWALDNLPFHNEWVLIVDCDERITPKLWEEIAAAIQNPDYNGYYINRRVYFLGQWIRYGGRYPDWNLRLLKHEKGRYENLKTEDVPNTGDNEVHEHVILKGQVGYLKNDMLHIDFRDIYQWLERHNRYSNWEARLYLNFLMGKDDLETINDDSDRLNRFIRIIRNPVQRKRFLRKVWVWLPFKPALRFMITYIIQLGFLDGRAGYIYARLMSQYEYQIGIKLYELRRFGGHLNVSPKSVNPAQEVSQIPKSN